From Lewinellaceae bacterium:
CGCTCCCTCTTCCAGGCCCTGTATCCGCTCTTCGGCAACAGGGTTGGCGGAGAGCAGGATAATACCAGTCTGGGCATCTTCTTCCCGCATCATGCGCACCAGCCTCAGGCCGTCGTGGCCGGGAAGGCCGAGGTTGATCATCACGCAGTCGTAGTCGTAGTTATTGAGCTTTTTATACCCTTCCTGATAGGTGTTGGCCTGTTCGCATACATAGCCTTCGCGCCGAAAATAGCGGAGCATTTTTGACAGCAGGGTTGGGTCATCCTCAATGATCAGGATCTTCATCGAAATCTCGTTCTGGCGGATCAATCACAAAATACAGATTATAACGATCACCCTTTCGATTTATTCAGAATTCTTTCAGAATTGCACCTCTCTTTTGCAGAAAAATACAAGGGCACGCATTAAAAATGGATACACTGGTTCAATCGAACGAAAGCCTTTTTGAGACACTCATAACGGGAATTCTTACCGAAGGCTATGCTATAGCGGAGGGCTTCTTAAGCTCCGTCGAAGTCCAGCGCATTCTCGATGCCTCTGCCACTTCCTACGAACAAGGCGGCTTCAATATCGCCGGCATCGGAAAACATCAACATTATCAGCTCAACCAGAATATCCGCGGCGACCATATCCAGTGGCTGGACCACCGGAACCCTCCTGCGGCCTGCCTGCCCTTTTTCGGCCGGCTCCAGGAAATGATCCGGTACTTCAACCGCCACCTCTATCTCGGCATCCGGGATATGGAACTGCATTTTGCCGTCTATCCGGAAGGGGCGTTTTACAAGCGCCATCTCGACGTTTTCCAGCATACCCGGGCAAGAAAACTATCGGTCATCTGTTATCTCAATTTCGACTGGGTGCCGGAAGATGGAGGCCAACTGCGCCTCTACCTGCCCCGGGAAGATGGAACGGAGGCCCAAACCGACATTCTGCCGCTGGCGGGCCGCCTGGTTTGTTTCAACAGCCACCGACTTGAGCACGAAGTGCTGCCTGCTCGACGACAACGTTACAGCATCACCGGTTGGCTCAAGGACGAGCTGTCTTTGTTTGATTCCCCCTTGCCGGGCGGCAAATAGGCCTGGCAAGGGGGACTTCATTTACAGGAAGTGCTTTAGAACAAAATTTCTTCATACCCTCAAACAAAAATAATGATCCATCCACACACGCGTTTGCAGTTCATCAATGAAGAGATGGGCTATGGCGTCTTTGCCACTCATTTCCTGCCCAGGGGCACCATCACCTATGTAAAAGACAGCCTGGAAATGGAAATTACTCCAGAGGATTTTGAAGGTTATGTTCCGGAAATGCAGGAAGTGATCGAGAAGTACTCCTACATTGACGAAAAGGGCGTTCGCATCGTGAGCTGGGACTTTGCCAAGTACGTCAACCATTGTTGCAACTGCAATACCATGAGCACCGGTTATGGTTTCGAGATCGCCATCCGGGACATTCAGCCCGGCGAGCAGGTCACCGATGAATACGGCATCTTCAACATCAGCCATGAAATGGAATTGCAGTGCCATCACAACAACTGCCGCCGCCGGCTGAGCCCTGGAGACTTTGAGCAGTACTACCACCAATGGGACGAACAACTCAAGGCTGCTCTCGCCGCCCTGTTGTCGGTAGAACAGCCCCTTATGCCCCTTGTCGCCTCTCCGGTCAGGGAAGAATTCATGGCCTACCTGAGGGGTAAAGCTCCGTACCGTTCTGTGTACAACCTGAAATACATGCCACAGTTTGTTTCCAATGGAGTGAAAGGGCATAATTAGGCGCATAGCTA
This genomic window contains:
- a CDS encoding 2OG-Fe(II) oxygenase, coding for MDTLVQSNESLFETLITGILTEGYAIAEGFLSSVEVQRILDASATSYEQGGFNIAGIGKHQHYQLNQNIRGDHIQWLDHRNPPAACLPFFGRLQEMIRYFNRHLYLGIRDMELHFAVYPEGAFYKRHLDVFQHTRARKLSVICYLNFDWVPEDGGQLRLYLPREDGTEAQTDILPLAGRLVCFNSHRLEHEVLPARRQRYSITGWLKDELSLFDSPLPGGK
- a CDS encoding SET domain-containing protein encodes the protein MIHPHTRLQFINEEMGYGVFATHFLPRGTITYVKDSLEMEITPEDFEGYVPEMQEVIEKYSYIDEKGVRIVSWDFAKYVNHCCNCNTMSTGYGFEIAIRDIQPGEQVTDEYGIFNISHEMELQCHHNNCRRRLSPGDFEQYYHQWDEQLKAALAALLSVEQPLMPLVASPVREEFMAYLRGKAPYRSVYNLKYMPQFVSNGVKGHN